Proteins from a single region of Antechinus flavipes isolate AdamAnt ecotype Samford, QLD, Australia chromosome 2, AdamAnt_v2, whole genome shotgun sequence:
- the GOLGA7B gene encoding golgin subfamily A member 7B isoform X1 yields the protein MATEKPCLLIEFVVSLEGHNLQELRRSASLATKVFVQRDYSDGTICQFQTKFPPELDSRIERQLFEETVKTLNNFYAEAEKIGGSSYLEGCLACATAYFIFLCMETHYEKVLKKISRYIQEQNEKIFAPRGLLLTDPVERGMRVIEISIYEDRCSSGSASSGSSSSSGSSSGGGGGAGGR from the exons AAACCATGTTTGCTGATTGAATTCGTTGTGTCTCTGGAGGGTCACAATCTGCAGGAGCTCCGGCGCAGTGCCTCATTGGCCACCAAAGTCTTTGTCCAGCGAGATTACAGCGATGGGACCATTTGCCAGTTCCAGACCAAATTCCCCCCTGAACTGGACAGCCGG ATTGAGCGGCAGCTGTTCGAGGAAACTGTGAAGACGCTCAACAACTTTTATGCTGAGGCTGAGAAGATTGGGGGGAGCTCCTATTTAGAGGGTTGTCTGGCCTGTGCTACGGCGTACTTTATCTTCCTCTGCATGGAGACTCATTATGAGAAG GTCCTTAAGAAGATTTCCCGATACATCCAAGAACAGAATGAGAAGATATTTGCTCCTCGAGGCCTCCTTCTCACTGATCCTGTAGAACGGGGAATGAGGGTT ATCGAGATCTCCATCTACGAGGACCGCTGCAGCAGCGGCAGCGCCAGCAGCGGGAGCTccagcagcagcggcagcagcagcggAGGGGGCGGGGGGGCCGGGGGCCGGTGA
- the GOLGA7B gene encoding golgin subfamily A member 7B isoform X2: MATEGHNLQELRRSASLATKVFVQRDYSDGTICQFQTKFPPELDSRIERQLFEETVKTLNNFYAEAEKIGGSSYLEGCLACATAYFIFLCMETHYEKVLKKISRYIQEQNEKIFAPRGLLLTDPVERGMRVIEISIYEDRCSSGSASSGSSSSSGSSSGGGGGAGGR; this comes from the exons GGTCACAATCTGCAGGAGCTCCGGCGCAGTGCCTCATTGGCCACCAAAGTCTTTGTCCAGCGAGATTACAGCGATGGGACCATTTGCCAGTTCCAGACCAAATTCCCCCCTGAACTGGACAGCCGG ATTGAGCGGCAGCTGTTCGAGGAAACTGTGAAGACGCTCAACAACTTTTATGCTGAGGCTGAGAAGATTGGGGGGAGCTCCTATTTAGAGGGTTGTCTGGCCTGTGCTACGGCGTACTTTATCTTCCTCTGCATGGAGACTCATTATGAGAAG GTCCTTAAGAAGATTTCCCGATACATCCAAGAACAGAATGAGAAGATATTTGCTCCTCGAGGCCTCCTTCTCACTGATCCTGTAGAACGGGGAATGAGGGTT ATCGAGATCTCCATCTACGAGGACCGCTGCAGCAGCGGCAGCGCCAGCAGCGGGAGCTccagcagcagcggcagcagcagcggAGGGGGCGGGGGGGCCGGGGGCCGGTGA